GGGAGGGGATGGCGGGGGTGGGGTCCAGGAGGCCTTCTGTGCCTCGTTGACCCTAACGACTCTATAATCATCTTCAGGCATAACCGATAAAAATTTACAACAAGTTAAAACCCAACAAAACAGCTACAGGCAACGGCATCTAGGCCAACCGACGGTGAAATCTGGGCAGCGACGCAGGAGGTACTTCTGGAAAGCAGGTCCTTCCATGCCTGGTGACACTCTCGCCTGGCTCCCCCAACGCCAGGGCAGAGTCAGCGCTCGGGGCCGTCAGGCCTGCGGTCCAGGCCAGTCCTGTCACTCACCAGCGTGCTGGCCCTGCTCTAAAACTTAATTCAGGTTTTCGTCTGTTAAAAAAAGATGCTGTGAGGGTCAGATGACACACCCGGCACCCAGCTCCCGGCACAGGGAGGGCTGGGTAGACGTGCACACTTAACAGTGCTCCTGAGCGGTCATCGCGTTGGGGTTAGTGCACGCAGAGGAGTTTTACTGCGAAGTACAATATACAAGGTGCCCGAAGAGAAACGCACTGGGCCGTGTGCAGGGCCGCGCACCTGCTCACTCAGTCCGCACTGAGCTCCCGCCATGTTAAGCCCCGGGTGGGGATCTGGAGATGCTGCAGGgagtgaaacagaaacagagctcACTTTCCCATGAAACGGAGGCAGACATGAAGAAGCCAAGAGGACCCTTGCAGAGGAGGGTGAGAGCATTCTGGGAACAACAAAGGCCATGGGAGAGGCTCCCCGGGATGGGGGCCTCCGAGGGTGGCAGCCCAGAGGCGGGACGCAGCCCCCGCAGTGGAGGCAGAAAGGGCGGAGCACCAGCCCGAGGAGGCGCTGCCGGAGGCGGCGGGCGCTGGGGCAGGTGGGCTCTCCCGGAGGGAGCGTGGAGTTGGTTTCCACTGCAGCGGGAGGCTCCAGGAGGTCGTCTGACGCAGGGAGACGTGTGCCAGACGCCCTTGCGTCCCACTTCGCACATCTTAGCCACACCTTGCACCGCAGCCTTCCCCACAGGGCCCAGCCTCACGCAGGAACAGCCCCCCCGCCTGCCTGGGGGCCTCTCCGATTCCGCCCGGGAGGCCTGTCGGGAACCACGAGCACAGGGGCTCACCAGCCCACGGGTCAGCCTGCCCTGCGGGGACACAGCCTCCTtggcccttcctccatctctgttTCACTCAGGCTGCCCCTGggagcccaggccagcctggccgTGCTCTGACTGCCGCCGTCTGTGAAGCACACGCTGCcggcggggctggggggcggggatgGCGTCCTGCCCTGGTCGCTAACGGCCTCCGTGTTGCGAGAGACGGGAGGAGCCAggccggggggcgggggctgctTTCCCGACTGAAGCCCCAGGCTGGTCCCTCGGCAGGGCcccggggggctgggggagaagggcaATGAGGCTGACCTGCCACCTTAGCTACACGAGGGCCTGAGGAGCAGACAGGCCGTCCTGAACTGGCTGCCGGGGAACGCGGGCCGGGCTGTCTAGGAGCCGGCGCGGAGCCCTGCAGGGCCCAGAGCACAGCATCACAGAGGAGAGAGGTGTGCTCGGAAGGCGCAGCGACGGGCCAAGGAAGGCATCCAGCATCGTGCAGAGCCCAGgaccatctgtctgtctgtccgtctgccTCCCCGTCACACGCGTCACCAGCTCCACCGTCATCACCACTCCACCAAGCCACACCCCGGGCTCCCTGCCCTCAACCTGCCCGGGTTTCGGCCCGGTGCCTGGTCCACTCTCCCCACAGCACCCAAAGTGGAGCCACCAGAACATGGCTGAGATCCTGCGGCCCCTCTGCTCTCCATCTCCAAGCGCGTCCCCTGAGCCCCTCAGATCCTACCAGGGGACCGGCTCTCTGCTGTCACCCACCCAGCGTGGCTGCCTCCTGGCCGCTCTGAGTACCCGAGGCCTCATCAGGACCCCTGCCTGAAGCATCCTCCTCCCAGATGGTCACCTCCCTACATTCCAACCAAATTCAAATCTCAGCCCCGCTAAAAGGCGGCCGTCCCGACCCCTCACCCCAGCACGCTCCTACAGCGCGCTCCGCGCCGACCTGACATGTGCACGTCTTTATTCCgtctgtttttaaacttttgttttgagCTGTCTTACTGATTTtgcaagttaaaaatttttttttggtgtgagtggggtgggtaattaggtttatttatttatttagtttttttgatggaggtgctggggattgaacccagcgcctcgtgcatgctaagcacactccaccactgagctgcaccttccccccacccctgccaaacATCTTAAATGTTTACTCTCCCTCCCCTACATGGGTTTccggagggcagaggctgtgtctGGCGAGCTTTCTGCCCACGCCCACCCCCTCACACGGCACCTGGCATGCAGAAGGTGCTGGATAAAGACACAGTCCACTGGTGGACGAGCACCCGCCTGCCCCGCCTGCCCCGCCTGCCCTCTCTCTAGCAGCTCAGACCCCAGGCCCTGGCTCAGGAAAGCCAACCGGGGGGGGGGTACTTGGCATCGTGACAAGCCTCGGGCAGTGCTTCACTCCCCAGTGTACACACTTGGCCCTGAACTACCGCCTTCAACTACGGAGAACACCTGCCAAGTTGAAACCACCACCCGACCCTGCCgccttccccacccaccagagGCCCTCTGCCTGCACAACAGGGACTTTGTACTGCGAATCACACCTGAGCCCTCCCCACCTGATGCCCCCTCCCACTGGCGGGCACACCGCCAGCTTCTCCGTCCGACCTTCCAGCCAGATGACTTGGGGGAAATTGTCCGGGCTGCTGATACCCAGAGTGAGGTCCAGAAGCATCTCAGGGCACAGAGAGTGGAAGGGAGGCCCAGTCAGGATGGAGAAGGGCTCCTGGGGCGGCCTCTCTCCAGCTCAGCAGGGGTCAGTCAGGTGGCTTTCAAACAGGTGAGGTGGGGATTTCAAGGCAGCAAGAGCTCTGGGTTTCCGGTCCATCTTTCCCTTAGTGGCGGGCGGGCGGGCTCGGGCCCACAGATGGCTGCCACAGCCGGGAAGCGCCGTCTCAAGACGAGGATGAGGCTGCTCTCTCTTCTGAGCGCCACACCTAGCAACTCCCAGTTCACACTGTCCCTCTGGTCTCTGCACCCATGGGGGGGAATTATCATTTTGTCATTATCTCCTTTTCTAGGAAGGACTGCGTTCATCTTGACCTCTGGCGAACTCCTACCTAAACTTCAGGACCCCAGTTCAAGGTCACCTGGTCAGTGGCCTCCACCAACACAGGAGCCTGGGCCTCAGTGCCATGCGGactcagtctgctttctgtcatgGTCCACAGCCCTTTACTTCAGCCTCTGCAGCAGCACACACCAGATATGTCAGCTGTCCCAAACTCGGTGCCCTAGAGGCCAGGCAGGGAACATAAAGTGAAGCAAGACGGCAGACAGGACATCCTGCCTGAAGCAAATTCAAAAAACCACCCCGCAAATCACCACCGAGCAGGCCTCGGGGGAACCGGCCCAGGGCTGTGCAGGAGGTGGGGCTCTGGCCCGCAAGCTGGCCTGTCGCCACGGAGAGCGGGCTTTGGTGGGGACAGGCCGAACGGCAGTCCTCTGTGCCACAAGCAACCTGGCGCAGAGCAGGTGCCCGACAAGG
This Camelus ferus isolate YT-003-E chromosome 17, BCGSAC_Cfer_1.0, whole genome shotgun sequence DNA region includes the following protein-coding sequences:
- the LOC116657188 gene encoding uncharacterized protein LOC116657188; the protein is MGFRRAEAVSGELSAHAHPLTRHLACRRCWIKTQSTGGRAPACPACPACPLSSSSDPRPWLRKANRGGGTWHRDKPRAVLHSPVYTLGPELPPSTTENTCQVETTTRPCRLPHPPEALCLHNRDFVLRITPEPSPPDAPSHWRAHRQLLRPTFQPDDLGEIVRAADTQSEVQKHLRAQRVEGRPSQDGEGLLGRPLSSSAGVSQVAFKQEGLRSS